Proteins encoded by one window of Actinomycetota bacterium:
- the rpmI gene encoding 50S ribosomal protein L35, with protein sequence MPKMRTHKGTAKRFKLTGTGKIKRANAFKSHILEKKSPKRKRAFRADSLVHTSDVKVIKKNLGIG encoded by the coding sequence ATGCCGAAGATGAGGACGCACAAGGGAACCGCGAAGCGCTTCAAGCTCACCGGTACCGGCAAGATCAAGCGGGCGAACGCTTTCAAGAGCCACATCCTTGAGAAGAAGAGCCCCAAGCGCAAGCGTGCATTCCGCGCTGATTCGCTCGTGCACACGAGCGACGTGAAGGTCATAAAGAAGAACCTCGGCATCGGCTAG
- the rplT gene encoding 50S ribosomal protein L20, with the protein MPRVKRAVAAKKKRRTMLTKAKGYYGNKSRSYRAAKEQVQHSLQYAYRDRRNKKREIRRLWIARINAGARINGMSYSAFMHGLKEAGVTLDRKILSDMAINDSAAFAKLVEMAKEKVSV; encoded by the coding sequence ATGCCTAGAGTCAAACGCGCCGTCGCAGCCAAGAAGAAGCGCCGCACCATGCTCACGAAGGCGAAGGGCTACTACGGAAACAAGAGCCGTTCGTACCGTGCCGCCAAGGAGCAGGTGCAGCACTCGCTGCAGTATGCCTATCGCGATCGCCGCAACAAGAAGCGCGAGATTCGCCGCCTTTGGATCGCCCGAATCAACGCCGGCGCCCGCATCAACGGGATGTCCTACTCGGCGTTCATGCACGGTCTCAAGGAGGCCGGTGTGACGCTGGACCGCAAGATCCTGTCGGACATGGCTATCAACGATTCCGCCGCCTTCGCCAAGCTCGTCGAGATGGCCAAGGAGAAGGTCTCCGTGTAG
- a CDS encoding TasA family protein codes for MKRTTIAAAFAVCALCLVAAGAYFSGQAQVPENMIRAGSVDVSTEPTSAALSIEGLAPGGTVEKTLTVRNSGSIAETIVVTGAKKLGITDFYEALVCTVTHEGSVIYAGPMSGLRTAPVAIQPGARANLRVSVGLPATAGNDLEGDYVKMTLYVDAEQLR; via the coding sequence ATGAAACGTACGACGATAGCGGCCGCATTCGCGGTGTGTGCTCTCTGCCTGGTGGCAGCGGGCGCTTACTTCTCTGGTCAAGCGCAGGTGCCGGAGAACATGATCAGGGCGGGCAGCGTGGACGTCTCGACCGAACCGACCTCTGCTGCCCTGAGTATTGAGGGGCTTGCACCAGGTGGCACCGTGGAGAAGACGCTGACCGTGCGCAACAGCGGGTCCATCGCCGAGACCATCGTGGTCACCGGCGCGAAGAAGCTCGGCATCACGGACTTCTACGAGGCACTTGTGTGCACTGTCACTCACGAAGGCTCGGTGATCTACGCAGGCCCCATGTCGGGATTGCGGACCGCGCCGGTGGCGATACAGCCGGGGGCGCGAGCGAACCTGCGCGTGTCGGTGGGATTGCCCGCAACGGCCGGCAACGACCTCGAGGGCGACTACGTCAAGATGACGCTGTATGTCGACGCAGAACAGCTCCGCTGA